From a region of the Daphnia pulicaria isolate SC F1-1A chromosome 1, SC_F0-13Bv2, whole genome shotgun sequence genome:
- the LOC124337236 gene encoding uncharacterized protein LOC124337236 yields MRKGNAHQSSLTTNNEMMSRFLLFAAVLVVLCSIAQGELLCYSCFSQGGADDACITNPAAVTNNPIVQCKYNYCTIRRLEYKSDPGTIFSFLRGCEDEPLPNGENHGEDIVVWAQSCNFADLCNVGDGLEEITPESLA; encoded by the exons ATGCGTAAAGGTAATGCTCATCAATCCAGTTTGACCACGAATAACGAAATGATGTCTCGATTTCTATTGTTTGCAGCTGTTCTAGTTGTTCTGTGTTCCATCGCACAAG gtgAACTACTGTGCTATTCTTGCTTCAGTCAAGGAGGAGCAGATGACGCTTGCATAACGAATCCCGCTGCGGTTACCAATAACCCCATCGTGCAATGCAAATACAATTACTGCACAATTCGTCGTCTTGAGTACAAATCAGACCcag GGACCATTTTTAGTTTCTTACGCGGTTGTGAAGATGAGCCTCTTCCAAACGGGGAAAATCACGGAGAAGATATTGTTGTGTGGGCACAGTCATGTAACTTCGCCGACTTGTGCAATGTAGGTGACGGTCTAGAAGAGATAACACCAGAAAGTTTGGCTTAG
- the LOC124336450 gene encoding glycine, alanine and asparagine-rich protein-like has product MRFQAALVCVIGFVLMVTAEKDSKTETKDIEVDDVTRDKRGFASGGGGYGGGGSGGYGGGAGGGAGGYGVGYGGAAAIAQQAANVAKAAQNAQAGAAAQAAQQAQASLAAQAVQAAQQAQAVVAAKQAQAAQISQAAQAAQAAAFAESAQAAQAAQAVQAAEATKVQALQQAQALAAAAKAAQSHAAQAVASLQAAQAQQATQAQMAYQAQANAQALAYKQQASLADLAAAQQAANKAYSAAQAAQATAVGGGGSYGGFGGGYGGGHGGCPAC; this is encoded by the exons ATGAGATTTCAGGCAGCATTAGTTTGCGTAATTG GATTCGTGTTGATGGTCACGGCTGAAAAGGACAGCAAAACGGAAACTAAGGATATAGAAGTTGACGACGTCACAAGA GATAAACGTGGATTCGCAAGTGGAGGAGGTGGATATGGGGGCGGTGGTAGCGGAGGATATGGTGGAGGTGCCGGTGGAGGAGCAGGTGGATATGGGGTAGGTTATGGCGGAGCTGCAGCCATCGCTCAACAGGCCGCAAATGTGGCAAAAGCAGCCCAAAACGCCCAAGCCGGAGCTGCCGCTCAGGCCGCCCAGCAAGCGCAAGCATCCCTCGCAGCCCAAGCTGTTCAAGCTGCCCAACAAGCCCAAGCCGTAGTTGCAGCCAAGCAAGCCCAGGCTGCTCAAATTTCACAGGCCGCCCAAGCTGCCCAAGCCGCCGCATTCGCTGAATCTGCCCAGGCTGCTCAAGCTGCCCAGGCCGTTCAAGCTGCCGAAGCCACCAAGGTCCAGGCTTTGCAACAGGCTCAAGCTTTGGCAGCTGCCGCCAAGGCCGCTCAATCCCATGCTGCCCAGGCTGTCGCTTCTCTTCAAGCAGCCCAAGCTCAGCAAGCCACTCAAGCTCAG ATGGCTTACCAAGCCCAAGCGAACGCCCAGGCTTTGGCTTACAAGCAACAGGCTTCACTAGCTGATCTTGCCGCTGCCCAGCAAGCGGCCAACAAGGCCTATTCTGCCGCCCAGGCCGCTCAAGCTACAGctgtcggtggtggtggttcctACGGCGGATTCGGCGGTGGATATggtggtggccatggaggatGCCCGGCTTGTTAA
- the LOC124337061 gene encoding uncharacterized protein LOC124337061: protein MSRFILFVAVLVVLCSIAKGEILCYSCVSQGGADDACVTNPAAVTANTPIVKCKYKYCTIRRLEYASDPGTIFSFLRGCEDEPLPNGENPGEDIVVWAQSCNFADLCNVGDGLEEITPESMAGGGGDNSNVIIVPASASSLMIEKIPLVITVLLVALFRHHLYRL from the exons ATGTCTCGATTTATATTGTTTGTAGCTGTTCTAGTTGTTCTGTGTTCCATCGCAAAAG gtgAAATACTGTGCTATTCTTGCGTCAGTCAAGGAGGGGCAGATGACGCTTGCGTAACGAATCCCGCTGCGGTAACGGCGAATACCCCCATTGTCAAATGCAAATATAAATACTGCACGATTCGTCGACTTGAGTACGCTTCAGACCCAG GAActatttttagtttcttacGCGGTTGCGAAGATGAGCCTCTTCCAAACGGGGAAAATCCTGGAGAAGATATTGTTGTGTGGGCACAGTCATGTAACTTTGCCGACTTGTGCAATGTAGGTGACGGACTAGAAGAGATAACACCGGAAAGTatggctggtggtggtggagataACTCAAATGTCATAATCGTACCTGCGTCTGCTAGTTCTTTGATGATTGAAAAAATCCCCTTGGTAATCACTGTCTTGTTGGTTGCTTTATTTCGCCACCATCTGTATCGATTGTAG